A stretch of Methanobrevibacter sp. YE315 DNA encodes these proteins:
- a CDS encoding DUF4013 domain-containing protein gives MILDIYKDAFEYSAKNLVTLFVLGIFCLFSFLLIPIFLITGYNYRVINTAVHGVINGKDPLPDFDDLISMFIDGLKVVIVQIPYLLVPFVIFVIFGIISGQLTGILSNAIMIIGCLITLAAIIAACLMSQMGICHMAYNDGSFSKAFALSEIKEVIDEIGWSQCIATYLGLIIITLVISFVVTLIIAIIFAIFGVSGAALGADAGGIFGLGLVINSLVSMFIVGPYLSIFNSRSVGLLYTMQI, from the coding sequence ATGATTTTAGACATATACAAAGATGCATTTGAATATTCAGCAAAGAACTTGGTAACACTATTTGTATTAGGAATATTCTGCTTGTTTAGTTTCTTATTGATACCAATTTTCTTGATTACAGGATACAATTACAGAGTTATTAATACAGCGGTACATGGAGTTATAAACGGAAAAGATCCTTTACCTGATTTCGATGATTTGATAAGCATGTTCATCGATGGATTGAAAGTTGTGATTGTCCAGATTCCATATTTGCTCGTGCCATTCGTTATATTTGTGATATTTGGAATTATTTCAGGACAACTAACTGGAATTCTATCAAATGCGATAATGATTATTGGATGTTTGATTACACTTGCTGCCATTATTGCGGCATGTTTGATGAGCCAAATGGGAATATGTCATATGGCATATAATGACGGTTCATTTTCAAAAGCATTCGCTTTAAGCGAAATTAAAGAGGTCATAGATGAAATAGGATGGTCCCAATGTATTGCAACATACTTAGGATTGATAATTATAACTTTAGTCATATCCTTTGTCGTTACCCTAATTATTGCAATAATATTTGCAATATTTGGAGTTTCCGGAGCGGCTTTAGGTGCTGATGCGGGAGGAATATTCGGTTTAGGTTTAGTAATTAATTCACTCGTATCAATGTTCATTGTTGGACCATATCTAAGCATATTCAATTCAAGATCAGTTGGATTATTATATACAATGCAGATTTAA
- a CDS encoding helix-turn-helix transcriptional regulator, with protein MRTMIKYLRQELKMSQKELGDKVGVTRQTINALENGRYNPSLFLAYDITQVFNRMMFKGDREQYFVMEDIFIFDDYY; from the coding sequence ATGAGGACCATGATTAAATATTTAAGACAAGAGCTCAAGATGAGCCAAAAAGAACTGGGGGATAAAGTTGGAGTCACCCGACAAACCATTAATGCACTGGAAAATGGTAGGTATAATCCATCTTTATTTTTAGCGTATGACATAACCCAGGTTTTTAATAGAATGATGTTTAAAGGAGATAGAGAACAATACTTCGTCATGGAAGATATATTTATTTTCGATGATTACTATTAG
- a CDS encoding homoserine O-acetyltransferase, translated as MNKESVGIVETKYLNIHEPIDLDSGKVLEEVTIAYETYGELNKDKSNAILICHALTGDAHAAGWHKGDKKPGWWEIVIGPGKALDSEKYFIICSNVLGGCKGTTGPSSINPDTGKEYGLDFPVITIRDMVNVQKKLVDHFNIKQLYAVIGGSMGGMQVLEWMVSYPKMMKKAIPIATAAMSYPQQIAFNAVGRQSIFSDPCWNGGNYYESGQIPRNGLSLARMIAHITYLSDESMDIKFGRGLQDKDEISYDFTVDFQVESYLKYQGESFVKRFDANSYLYITKAVDLFDLSINDSLIDGLKDVEAKIEVISVDTDWLYPTEQSTEIVTALNANEVDVSFSEIKSNYGHDAFLLEKGQLNYIFSNFLSDNVVEDLMMEHVATIKEDADVVAAAKLMLDTHVTHIPVVTDENKLIGIVTSWDLSKSIATNSNSLKDIMTTTVKYCNAGDNIEEVARIMRKFDISCLPVVDEDMVVLGLITVDQISNLLS; from the coding sequence ATGAATAAGGAATCTGTTGGAATTGTTGAAACTAAATATCTTAATATACATGAACCAATTGATTTGGATAGTGGAAAAGTTCTTGAAGAAGTTACCATTGCTTATGAAACGTATGGTGAACTCAATAAAGATAAATCTAATGCTATTTTAATTTGTCATGCTTTAACTGGTGATGCTCATGCAGCAGGTTGGCATAAAGGAGATAAAAAACCTGGCTGGTGGGAGATAGTGATTGGTCCTGGAAAAGCATTGGACAGCGAAAAATACTTTATAATCTGTTCCAATGTATTGGGTGGATGTAAAGGAACAACCGGCCCAAGTTCAATCAACCCGGATACAGGTAAAGAATATGGTCTCGATTTTCCGGTAATCACAATTAGGGACATGGTTAATGTTCAAAAGAAATTGGTTGATCATTTTAATATTAAGCAATTATATGCTGTTATTGGCGGGTCCATGGGAGGAATGCAGGTTCTTGAATGGATGGTATCCTATCCTAAAATGATGAAAAAAGCAATCCCGATAGCCACAGCAGCAATGTCCTATCCTCAGCAAATCGCATTCAATGCTGTTGGTCGTCAGTCAATATTTTCAGATCCTTGCTGGAATGGTGGAAACTACTATGAATCAGGTCAAATTCCAAGAAACGGATTGTCTTTGGCTCGTATGATTGCCCACATTACCTATTTGAGTGATGAATCAATGGATATCAAATTTGGACGTGGCCTTCAGGATAAGGATGAAATCAGTTATGACTTTACTGTTGATTTCCAAGTTGAAAGTTACTTGAAATACCAAGGGGAATCATTTGTAAAGCGTTTTGATGCTAACAGTTACTTATATATCACAAAGGCCGTTGACCTGTTTGATTTGTCCATTAATGATTCTTTAATTGATGGACTCAAAGATGTTGAAGCTAAAATTGAAGTGATTTCAGTTGATACTGATTGGTTATATCCAACAGAGCAAAGCACTGAAATTGTAACAGCCCTGAACGCTAATGAGGTTGATGTGTCATTTTCAGAGATAAAATCCAATTATGGTCATGATGCATTTTTACTTGAAAAAGGGCAATTGAACTATATTTTCTCAAATTTCCTATCAGACAATGTCGTTGAAGACCTGATGATGGAACATGTAGCTACAATCAAGGAAGATGCAGATGTTGTTGCAGCAGCTAAATTAATGTTGGATACACATGTAACTCATATTCCTGTAGTGACTGATGAAAATAAGTTGATTGGTATTGTTACAAGCTGGGATTTATCTAAATCTATCGCTACCAACTCTAATAGCCTGAAAGATATAATGACAACAACTGTCAAATATTGTAATGCCGGTGACAATATAGAAGAAGTCGCTCGCATAATGCGTAAATTTGATATATCCTGTCTTCCGGTCGTTGATGAGGATATGGTAGTTTTAGGTCTTATTACAGTAGATCAAATTAGTAATTTACTTAGTTAA
- the rnc gene encoding ribonuclease III: protein MNLFEKFDIKTENEHLYEIAFTHGSYSTKYRLNYNYERLEFLGDSVLSLIVSDYLYEKYPQYEEGKLTKLRANYVCQSALIYYSHELELHEYLRVAAEESNLTKNEILSITADIFESFLGAIFLDQGMDFAKEFVSKIIFKYIDENKIFFADYKSAMKEYGDAKDLEISYEVLNEQGVPHDKIFTISILIDGHEMGIGKGKNKKEAEQAAAKVAIEKLNIKVF from the coding sequence ATGAATTTATTTGAAAAATTTGATATAAAAACGGAGAATGAACATCTATATGAAATAGCGTTTACGCATGGTTCCTATTCAACAAAATACAGATTAAATTACAATTATGAAAGATTGGAATTCTTGGGGGATTCAGTTTTAAGTTTAATTGTATCAGATTATCTGTATGAGAAATATCCTCAATATGAAGAGGGAAAATTAACAAAATTGAGGGCGAATTATGTTTGCCAGTCTGCGTTAATTTATTACTCACATGAATTGGAATTGCATGAATATCTTAGAGTAGCTGCCGAAGAATCGAATCTAACTAAAAATGAAATACTTTCCATAACTGCAGATATCTTCGAATCATTTTTAGGAGCTATATTCTTGGATCAGGGAATGGATTTCGCAAAGGAATTTGTATCTAAAATCATCTTCAAATACATCGATGAAAATAAGATATTCTTTGCAGATTATAAATCAGCAATGAAGGAATATGGCGATGCCAAAGATTTGGAAATAAGCTATGAAGTATTGAATGAGCAAGGCGTACCCCATGATAAAATATTCACAATATCAATTTTAATAGATGGACATGAAATGGGTATTGGAAAAGGTAAAAATAAAAAAGAGGCTGAACAAGCAGCTGCCAAAGTAGCTATTGAAAAATTAAATATTAAGGTGTTTTAA